In Candidatus Saccharimonadales bacterium, a genomic segment contains:
- a CDS encoding RidA family protein: MTELTTYGPYSPVRKADNLLFVSGQVGVDPITKNASSDIAAQTEQALRNMEDVLHSAEATLQDVVKTTIFLTDMDDFEAINAVYEKVFSTPRPARSTVCVRELPRVGGNVPIRVEIEAVACKELS, encoded by the coding sequence ATGACAGAGCTAACTACGTATGGGCCATACAGCCCTGTTCGCAAAGCAGACAATCTACTGTTTGTATCAGGACAAGTAGGTGTTGATCCAATAACAAAAAATGCGTCATCGGACATAGCCGCACAAACGGAACAGGCGCTACGCAATATGGAAGATGTTTTGCATAGCGCTGAAGCAACCCTGCAGGATGTAGTTAAAACGACGATTTTCCTCACCGACATGGATGATTTCGAGGCAATAAACGCCGTTTATGAAAAGGTATTTTCAACCCCAAGACCAGCACGAAGCACGGTATGCGTACGTGAACTTCCAAGAGTAGGTGGCAACGTGCCGATCCGCGTAGAAATTGAAGCGGTAGCATGCAAGGAGTTATCATGA
- the ilvA gene encoding threonine ammonia-lyase, biosynthetic has protein sequence MSSLVLDDTVRDILMSRVYDVAIESPLERAEKLSKLTGHSVYLKREDLQPVHSFKLRGAYNKIIHLTDDERACGVITASAGNHAQGVALAAQKLGISALIIMPQTTPVIKVDAVKNYGADVELHGDNYSEAADYAKGRAHETKRTYVHPFDDPLVIAGQGTIGREIIEQLPNATHIFIPVGGGGLIAGIASYVKALRPDVKIIGVEPEDSNAMQASIVSKKRVTLEHVGIFADGVAVKQVGDYTYQIARKNVDDFITVDTDQICVAIKNIFEDTRSIVEPAGALAIAGMTKYELPAGAQAVAICSGANMTFERLQQVAERTLIGSGREAVFAVTLPEKPGALHAFCDQIVKNRSIGEFSYRLNKRSGARIFIGLTVSGVSDKDNLMKKMDDQHYDHVDLSSDDLAKEHIRHMIGGQAPQVTSEHIYEVTFPERPGALAGFLQAIGTNWNISLFHYRNAASDWSKVLIGFEADDSKTLEAKLEATKFEWTKKDDNLGIGLFLQ, from the coding sequence ATGAGTAGCCTCGTATTAGACGATACTGTCCGGGATATTCTTATGTCCCGCGTTTATGACGTCGCGATAGAATCCCCGCTAGAGCGAGCGGAAAAGCTAAGTAAACTCACTGGCCATAGTGTTTATCTAAAACGCGAGGATCTACAGCCCGTTCATAGTTTTAAGCTGCGCGGTGCGTACAATAAAATAATCCACCTCACGGACGACGAGCGGGCATGCGGTGTCATTACGGCAAGTGCCGGTAATCATGCTCAGGGTGTCGCGCTTGCTGCCCAAAAGCTTGGTATTAGTGCTCTTATTATTATGCCGCAAACAACTCCGGTAATAAAAGTAGACGCTGTTAAAAATTACGGTGCTGATGTTGAACTTCACGGTGATAATTACTCTGAGGCGGCAGATTATGCCAAAGGAAGAGCTCATGAGACTAAGCGAACCTACGTTCATCCTTTTGATGATCCGCTCGTTATCGCCGGACAAGGCACGATAGGGCGTGAAATCATTGAGCAACTACCAAATGCCACTCATATCTTCATACCCGTAGGTGGTGGCGGGCTTATTGCCGGTATCGCCAGTTACGTTAAGGCGCTGCGGCCGGATGTGAAAATCATCGGTGTGGAACCTGAAGATAGCAACGCTATGCAAGCAAGCATCGTGAGTAAAAAACGGGTTACTTTGGAACATGTTGGCATATTTGCTGACGGTGTGGCCGTTAAGCAAGTAGGGGATTATACGTATCAGATAGCCCGCAAAAATGTCGACGATTTTATAACTGTCGATACCGATCAAATTTGCGTGGCAATTAAAAATATATTCGAGGATACGCGCAGTATTGTCGAGCCGGCAGGTGCGCTCGCCATTGCAGGCATGACGAAATACGAATTGCCGGCTGGAGCTCAGGCTGTGGCAATATGCTCAGGAGCAAACATGACTTTCGAGCGTTTGCAACAAGTAGCAGAGCGAACACTCATCGGGTCTGGCCGAGAAGCGGTTTTTGCCGTTACCTTACCTGAAAAGCCTGGAGCGCTTCATGCTTTTTGTGATCAGATCGTAAAAAACCGAAGTATTGGTGAGTTTAGCTACCGGCTCAATAAACGATCGGGTGCCCGTATCTTTATCGGCCTTACCGTTAGCGGCGTAAGCGACAAGGATAATCTTATGAAGAAAATGGATGATCAGCACTACGACCATGTTGATCTCTCTAGCGATGATCTGGCCAAAGAGCACATCCGACACATGATTGGCGGGCAAGCGCCCCAAGTGACAAGCGAACATATCTATGAGGTTACGTTTCCCGAAAGACCGGGTGCGCTGGCTGGCTTTTTGCAGGCAATTGGCACTAATTGGAATATCAGTCTGTTCCATTATAGAAACGCCGCGAGTGATTGGAGCAAAGTGCTCATTGGATTCGAAGCGGATGATAGCAAAACGCTCGAAGCAAAGCTTGAGGCAACAAAGTTCGAATGGACGAAAAAAGACGACAATCTTGGCATTGGATTATTTCTTCAATAA